In Chitinophagaceae bacterium C216, the genomic stretch TAGGTACTACCGTATACGGTGAACCCAACTCTTTTCTGGTTACCGAAAAGGAGTACGACAATTTTGTTTTGGAATTTGAATTCAAGGTAGACAGCACTATGAACTCAGGCGTCCAGTTCCGCAGTCTGAGTAAAGCCGATTTTAAAAATGGGCGAGTACATGGATATCAGTTTGAAATCGATCCTTCGGCACGTGCTTGGTCAGGTGGCATTTATGACGAAGCCGGACGAGGCTGGCTTTATCCTGTAGAACTTAATCCTTCGGCCAAAACAGCATTTAAACAAGGCCAATGGAACCGTGGGAAGATCGAATGCATTGGGAACTCCATTCGCACCTGGCTGAACGGTATACCAGTGGCACATTTGATTGACGATGCCATTTCCAAGGGTTTTATAGCCCTACAGGTACACTCTATCAACAACAAAAAAGATGAAGGAAGACAGATTAGCTGGCGCAATATCCGAATTAAAACTACCGCGCTGAAACCGGAGCCACTACAGGGCGTATTTGTTAGAAACACGATACCCAATAATTTGTCCGATGCAGAAAAACAATATGGCATTGAACTTCTTTTCGATGGAAAATCATCTACAGGATGGCGCGGTGCATATAAAAATACTTTCCCCGAAAGAGGCTGGGCTATTAATGACGGTATGATTGAGGTGCTTGCACGCGGCAGAGGTGGAGATATCGTCACCGAAAAAGAGTACAGTGCTTTTATCTTACAATTCGAATTTAAACTCACTGATGGAGCTAACAGTGGTGTAAAATATTTCGTTCCTGAAAGACCAGATAAACCTGGTTCTGCGGTAGGACTGGAATACCAAATTCTGGATGACGAAAAACATCCCGATGCAAAAATGGGTAGAAATGGAAATAGAACACTAGCTTCATTATACGATCTAATAGCATCAGACCGTGAGCCACGTGCTCGTAAAAAAATAGGCGAATGGAATTTCGGCATGATCAAAGTATTTCCTGACAACCGGGTAGAACACTGGCTCAATGGCTGGAAAGTATTGAGCTATACACGCGGTTCCCAGGAATTCAAAGATCTAATCGCAATTAGTAAGTATAAAGATTGGGAAAATTTTGGACTAGCACCTCAAGGTCGTATTCTTTTACAAGATCACAACGATCATGTATCCTTCAGAAGTCTGAAAATTCAAGAACTTAAATAATACACTCCTCCGTATAAAATTTAAGCGGGATCTATCACATAGATACATCCCGCTTATTTTTATTTTTTATCCTGAAAACGCTCCCATACTTCATAGATAGGATCGCCCTTGGAACTTTTTCCGGAGTGTATCCACTTACCGTCATCTAGTTTGCCGTCAAAAGTTAAAGACATTCCAACGCGGCTATCATCTCTGGAGAAAAACTCAATATTCTCGGTGTATTTACCATCCTGAAAGCTATAAGTACCACCACCGGTACCGAAAAACTCCCCCGTTTCAACATTGATAGCTGCCCACTGAAAACGGGTCGCGGTCAATAACTTTAAAGTTCTTCTAGCTCGCAAAGGAATATCCACCATCTGATCGCCTTGTTTTCTTTGCGTAATACGCCAATTACCAGCTAAATGCTTATCTCCGCTGTCAATTCGCTTCCAAGTAAAGCTGATGCTGCCATCCATCGTATTTGTGATTAACTCGTTTTCCCTAACAATAAAAGTGTACTCGCGAGTTTTACCGGCGCTATTTTTGTCGGCGCTGTTAAATTGCACCTGTACCTTCAGCAGCCCGTTCTCAATAGTATAAGGGCCACCAGTAGTGAGAATAAACTTTTTATTAGCAAGGTTGTACTGCGTAAACATACAGTATCCATCCTGTACCAACATTATATAATTATCACCATCTTGAGTAAAACTCCACGCACCCTGTAATGCCTTTTCATTATTGTAATCCTCCTGTCCGCGCATGGACAGCAACAGTACAGTTCCTAATACAAGAAAAATGGCCAAAATGTTTTTCAGTTTCATATACAAGCATTTTAATGATAAAAAAATAATCAACTTTCTTTTAATATCTGTTCAATTTGCTCAAGTTCTGATTTTTCAAAATGTGTATTATTAAGACATCCTAGTGAATCTTTTAACTGAGTAGCGCTGCTCGCACCTACAAGCACAGACGTCACACGTTTATCCTTCAATAACCATGCTAAAGCCATCTGAGCTAGTGTCTGTCCTCGGTTTTGTGCTAGTTCATTCAGTTTTTGAATTTGTAGCAGACGTTCTTTAGTTATATCTTCTTTTTTTAAGAAGCCATGCGCCTTGGCCGCACGTGAATTTTTAGGTATGCCTTTTAAATATTTGTTGGTAAGCAATCCTTGTGCTAATGGAGAAAAGGGAATGCAACCTACACCTTCTTTCTCTAACAAACTCAATAGACCATCTTCTACCCAACGCTCAAACATAGAGTATTTAGGTTGATGAATAAGACAAGGAGTGCCCATCTTACGCAATAAGTTAATAGCTTTTTTAGCTTCAGGCACTCTATAATTAGATAAGCCAACATATAAGGCTTTTCCCTGCCGCACAATGAGGTCCAATGCTCCTATAGTTTCTTCTAACGGTATTTGAGGATCTGGCCGATGATGATAAAAGATGTCCACATAATCCAGCTTCATGCGCTTGAGACTTTGATCCAGACTGCTCACCAGATATTTTTTCGACCCCCAATCCCCGTAAGGTCCCGGCCACATAGTATAACCTGCCTTTGTTGATATTATTAGTTCATCTCGATGATGTTTAAAATCACTGTGAAGAATCTTCCCAAAATTCACTTCGGCACTTCCAGGAGGAGGCCCATAGTTATTGGCTAGATCAAAATGTGTAATCCCGTTGTCGAATGCAGTATGTAAAGTTTTACGATAAACCTTCACATCATCCACATCTCCGAAATTATGCCATAATCCTAATGAGATTGCTGGTAGTAACAGGCCGGATCTACCACAGCGCCTGTATTCCATATTATCGTAACGTTTTTGAGAAAACTTTATTGCCATAACAAGCTCTTTAATTATTTCGCTTTTATTACTTCAGATGATCTAAAACTCTATACATTTTACGTACTAACGTAGTTGCACTTTTACTGTAATTATTTACTAATATGGCAAAAATATACTCCTTACCTGCTTTTGATTGGTGATACCCCGCAAAACCTTTTACCCGATTGATAGTACCGCTTTTCATTTTCATATCATTATACACCGGCATTCCTTCATAGAATTCTTTGAACCACGGGCGCTCTTTTGCATATTTCAGTACCATAACCTCAGCATGAGCCGTTACTCTGTTCTGTGGGGATAAGCCAGAACCGTCATATAAATGCAATTCTTCTTTATCAATGCCTTTATCGACCCAATGTTGCTGTAGCACCTCAATACCCTCCGAAGTACTAGCTTTACCTTTCACTTTTAAAGCAATAGTACGTAGCAGGGCTTCTCCATACAGATTAATGCTCTTCCTCAAAAACCAATAAATAATTTCTGATAGTTGAGGTGAAGTATGTGTATAAATCCAATTCACATTTTCTTGCTCCGGGATATTTACTTCCACCTTATTGTTTTTTACTATTGCAATATCTTTAATTACATCGATAACAGTTTTTGCAAACTGCCCTGCAGGATCATATATCGATCCTGAAACAGTAAAATTATTTTCTCCTAGAGGAATCGTGCCTCTTAATTCACTATAGCGTTTGCCTTTAGATGGATAATAAAGAGCAGAACGGTCGCCAGTACCCTTGCCTGCGGCAGAGGCTTTAGATACTATTGTATAATCATACAGATAAGGGATCGTTTTTACTATAGTTACGGCATCTCCGATGCGAGGTCCGGATTTCAGTATGACGTCAAACTGATTCTCCCTCCAGTTCAACCCTTGTGCACCGGCACCATAATACTGACCTATATCTTCCCATATCCAGCCGCCCGGGATATCATCATCGGCTTCCCAATCGGTAGTATTAATCATTACAGATTCAAAACTTTTTACTCCTGATGCCCTTACTGCCTCTTTAATACGTCCCAGAATAAGACTATCCTTTGTTTCTTTCCAGCGCCAGCTACCAAACGTGGGGTCGCCACTAGCCTGAATATAAAGATGATGACCACTATGAGTAGATATAATTCCCACTTTGGTTTGATAAGTATAATCCTTTCCTAAAATATCAAAAGCTGTAGCTGCAGTAATAACTTTAAGGGTTGAGGCCGTTGCTAACCCTTTGTAAGCATTATGTGTATATACAGTTTTGCCTGTTACTGCATCCACTACATGTAAAGCCGCAGTAGCATATTTCAATTGTTCGTCTTTATTAAACTCTTCCATAGCTGCTGCCAATTTGGTAGAAACCTGTGCCAGCACAGCATTTCCCAACATCAGCAATAGCAATAACAACCCATTTCTTTTTTTCATTGGATATTTATTTTATGTACTTACTCTATAACTCTGGCTTTATACACTTTTATATTAGGTAGAAGAATTGCAACATCAGGATTTTTAATCCGCACATGATAAGCCCACCAGCTTTTTTCTGCTTGTGTATAGATAAGTCTTTTTTTGCGTTTATTGTAATTCACAGATTTCACGTTATGTTGATCAGCCAAAAGATCAAAGACTGTGAATTTTTCTTTCTTAATGTCAAAAAGATATACGTTATCATGTGTAGTGATTAGCATGAAATTGTCGTCGATAGCATACAAATCATGCCCTCCTTCGCTGGGAAGCTTCCAACTTTTTTCTAAAGTAAGGCTTGCATGCATTGTTTTTGCATCCTTCAACTGATAACATCTTAAGACATCGAAGCCCAATGCGAATACCCTCTTACGCCTTTTATTCCATACAACTCCGTGGCCTGAATACAACGAATCCTTGTACAATACTTTCTCCGGTTCACTTACATCATACAGCTCAATACTATTGCCTTTTCTATGTGTTGAAAGCGCAACAGCTATTTTATTTCCTGGTAATGGTGCTGCCGAATGTGCCATAGGGGCATATGCATAGAATAATATCTTTTTAGTGGCTACGTCCAGTAATACTACACCTCCGCTAGATGAGGTAAGCAACAATTTTTTACCCTTCTCCAACGATTTACATTCATCTAGTGGAAATAACCATTTCTGGTATTGCTGAGGAATACTAGCAGCTTCGGATACCTGCCAACGCCACTTGATAACTGTATCTCCTTTCTCTGCCTCCTTTCCATCTAGTATCACTACCTTATCATCGCCGCATACTACAATATCGTATTGAGCCGAGGCTTGCAACACTATGATAAACAATAAGAAAATGAGGAGAGAATATAATTTCATAATGAATGAAGTTATTACAGTAATTTAATTTTTTGTTATCCCTATTTCAAAGATATTTGTTATTGAAACAATTACCTGTAAAATGAATGAAATAAACGCCTCCATCATTACTATCGGTGATGAGCTATTGATTGGACAAACCATCGACACCAATAGTGCTTTTCTTGGACAAGAGCTTAATAAGATAGGTATTTGGGTGAAGCGTCGCGTGGCAGTGGGGGATGTATATGATGATATTTGGAAGGCATTAGATGAAGAACGCAAGTATTCTAGACTTAT encodes the following:
- the gpr gene encoding L-glyceraldehyde 3-phosphate reductase, which codes for MAIKFSQKRYDNMEYRRCGRSGLLLPAISLGLWHNFGDVDDVKVYRKTLHTAFDNGITHFDLANNYGPPPGSAEVNFGKILHSDFKHHRDELIISTKAGYTMWPGPYGDWGSKKYLVSSLDQSLKRMKLDYVDIFYHHRPDPQIPLEETIGALDLIVRQGKALYVGLSNYRVPEAKKAINLLRKMGTPCLIHQPKYSMFERWVEDGLLSLLEKEGVGCIPFSPLAQGLLTNKYLKGIPKNSRAAKAHGFLKKEDITKERLLQIQKLNELAQNRGQTLAQMALAWLLKDKRVTSVLVGASSATQLKDSLGCLNNTHFEKSELEQIEQILKES
- the dacC gene encoding D-alanyl-D-alanine carboxypeptidase DacC — encoded protein: MKKRNGLLLLLLMLGNAVLAQVSTKLAAAMEEFNKDEQLKYATAALHVVDAVTGKTVYTHNAYKGLATASTLKVITAATAFDILGKDYTYQTKVGIISTHSGHHLYIQASGDPTFGSWRWKETKDSLILGRIKEAVRASGVKSFESVMINTTDWEADDDIPGGWIWEDIGQYYGAGAQGLNWRENQFDVILKSGPRIGDAVTIVKTIPYLYDYTIVSKASAAGKGTGDRSALYYPSKGKRYSELRGTIPLGENNFTVSGSIYDPAGQFAKTVIDVIKDIAIVKNNKVEVNIPEQENVNWIYTHTSPQLSEIIYWFLRKSINLYGEALLRTIALKVKGKASTSEGIEVLQQHWVDKGIDKEELHLYDGSGLSPQNRVTAHAEVMVLKYAKERPWFKEFYEGMPVYNDMKMKSGTINRVKGFAGYHQSKAGKEYIFAILVNNYSKSATTLVRKMYRVLDHLK